In Bosea vestrisii, the following are encoded in one genomic region:
- a CDS encoding glycoside hydrolase family 15 protein — MTVTTTASPRVASLDLGVIGNCSIAALIDRRARIVWGCFPRFDRDPVFCSLIDNQIEDGDAMPKKGVFAIEMVGMTRCEQSYLDNTAILSSVLSDDQGNALEILDFAPRFVRFERFFRPPQLVRRVRRISGRPRIRVVVKPCLGLGEEPDEITRGSNHVRFVGADQTIRLTTDAPISYVLESIPFAVEKPFSFFIGSDEALRAEIETTSREFLDKTTDYWRDWVRSLSIPFEWQREVIRAAITLKLCSFEESGAIVAALTTSIPEAPGTQRNWDYRFCWLRDAYFVVHALNRLGTTRTMEDYLGFITNIVDTYSESGAEHLPPLYPITRGGELREFEVPNLAGYRGHTPVRVGNGAATQIQNDGYGAVVLAATQSFFDRRLIQPGKEALFAQLERMGERAVELFDKPDAGPWELREKQVVHSFSSVMCWAACDRLARIAGTLGRADRKEFWRGEAKRLKGIISDRIWNQEKGHFVSTFDGADLDATLLLIAELGFVKPEDPRYIATVEAIGRDLGRGDFILRYGTEDDFGFMHTGFLICAFWYVDALHAIGRKDEAKELFGRILTRRNSFGLLSEDADFETGELWGNFPQTYSMVGLINSAMRLSRNWEEAF, encoded by the coding sequence ATGACTGTGACGACCACCGCCTCGCCGCGCGTCGCTTCGCTCGATCTCGGCGTCATCGGCAATTGCTCGATCGCGGCGCTGATCGACCGGCGCGCCCGCATCGTCTGGGGCTGCTTTCCGCGCTTCGACCGCGACCCGGTCTTTTGCTCCTTGATCGACAACCAGATCGAAGACGGCGATGCAATGCCGAAGAAGGGTGTCTTCGCCATCGAGATGGTCGGCATGACCCGCTGCGAGCAGAGCTATCTCGACAACACGGCGATCCTCTCCTCGGTACTCTCCGACGACCAGGGCAATGCGCTCGAGATCCTCGACTTCGCGCCGCGCTTCGTCCGCTTCGAGCGCTTCTTCCGGCCGCCGCAGCTGGTGCGCCGCGTCCGCCGCATCTCCGGCCGGCCGCGCATCCGCGTCGTGGTCAAGCCCTGCCTCGGCCTCGGCGAGGAGCCGGACGAGATCACGCGCGGTTCCAATCACGTCCGCTTCGTCGGCGCCGATCAGACGATCCGCCTGACCACCGACGCGCCGATCTCCTATGTGCTCGAGAGCATTCCCTTCGCGGTCGAGAAGCCGTTCTCGTTCTTCATCGGCTCGGACGAGGCGCTGCGCGCCGAGATCGAGACGACCTCGCGCGAATTCCTCGACAAGACCACCGACTATTGGCGCGACTGGGTCCGTTCGCTCTCGATCCCGTTCGAGTGGCAGCGCGAGGTCATCCGCGCCGCGATCACGCTGAAGCTCTGCTCTTTCGAGGAGAGCGGCGCCATCGTCGCGGCGCTGACCACCTCGATCCCGGAGGCGCCGGGCACGCAGCGCAACTGGGATTATCGCTTCTGCTGGCTCCGCGACGCCTATTTCGTCGTCCACGCCCTCAACCGCCTCGGCACGACGCGGACGATGGAGGACTATCTCGGCTTCATCACCAATATCGTCGACACCTATTCGGAGAGTGGCGCCGAGCATCTGCCGCCGCTCTATCCGATTACCCGTGGCGGCGAGTTGCGCGAGTTCGAGGTGCCGAACCTTGCCGGCTATCGCGGCCACACGCCGGTACGCGTCGGCAATGGCGCGGCGACGCAGATCCAGAACGACGGCTATGGTGCGGTCGTGCTCGCCGCAACCCAGTCCTTCTTCGATCGCCGCCTGATCCAGCCCGGCAAGGAGGCGCTCTTCGCCCAGCTCGAGCGCATGGGCGAGCGCGCCGTCGAACTGTTCGACAAGCCCGATGCCGGCCCTTGGGAGTTGCGCGAAAAGCAGGTCGTGCATTCCTTCTCCAGCGTGATGTGCTGGGCGGCCTGCGACCGGCTCGCCCGCATCGCCGGAACGCTCGGTCGCGCCGATCGCAAGGAGTTTTGGCGCGGCGAGGCCAAGCGCCTGAAGGGCATCATCTCCGACCGGATCTGGAACCAGGAGAAAGGCCATTTCGTCTCGACCTTCGACGGGGCGGATCTCGACGCGACCCTGTTGCTCATCGCCGAGCTCGGCTTCGTCAAGCCCGAGGATCCCCGCTACATCGCGACGGTGGAGGCGATCGGCCGCGATCTCGGCCGCGGCGATTTCATCCTGCGCTACGGCACCGAAGACGATTTCGGCTTCATGCACACCGGCTTCCTGATCTGCGCCTTCTGGTATGTCGATGCGTTGCATGCGATCGGCCGCAAGGACGAGGCCAAGGAGCTGTTCGGCCGCATCCTGACGCGGCGCAACAGCTTCGGCCTGCTCTCGGAAGACGCCGATTTCGAGACCGGCGAACTCTGGGGCAATTTCCCGCAGACCTATTCGATGGTCGGGCTGATCAACTCGGCGATGCGGCTGAGCAGGAATTGGGAAGAGGCGTTCTGA
- the metW gene encoding methionine biosynthesis protein MetW codes for MALADTQTNRIDLRLVAEMVTPGSRVLDVGCGDGELLSLLAETRGVDGRGIELSREGVAGCVARGLSVIQGDADTDLADYPDDSFDYVILSQTIQATRNPRLVLEHMLRIGRRAIVSFPNFGHWRMRTQVFFLGRMPVTDSLPYAWWDTPNIHFCTIRDFVALCDTVGAEKERAVALDVAGGRVGVSAPWWFWNLFGAQAVFLLKRG; via the coding sequence ATGGCGCTGGCCGATACCCAGACCAACCGGATCGACCTGCGCCTCGTCGCTGAGATGGTGACGCCGGGTTCGCGCGTGCTCGATGTCGGCTGCGGCGACGGCGAGTTGCTGTCGCTGCTCGCCGAGACGCGCGGCGTCGACGGACGCGGCATCGAGCTCTCACGCGAGGGCGTCGCCGGCTGCGTGGCGCGCGGGCTCTCGGTGATCCAGGGCGATGCCGACACCGATCTCGCCGACTACCCGGATGACTCGTTCGACTACGTCATCCTCTCGCAGACCATCCAGGCGACGCGCAATCCGCGCCTTGTGCTGGAGCACATGCTGCGCATCGGCCGGCGCGCCATCGTCTCCTTCCCGAATTTCGGGCATTGGCGCATGCGCACCCAGGTCTTCTTCCTCGGCCGCATGCCGGTGACCGATTCCCTGCCCTATGCCTGGTGGGACACGCCCAACATCCACTTCTGCACGATCCGCGACTTCGTCGCGCTCTGCGATACGGTGGGCGCGGAAAAGGAGCGTGCTGTCGCGCTCGACGTCGCCGGCGGCAGGGTCGGCGTCAGCGCGCCCTGGTGGTTCTGGAACCTCTTCGGCGCACAGGCGGTGTTTTTGCTGAAGCGGGGGTAG
- the metX gene encoding homoserine O-acetyltransferase MetX, with amino-acid sequence MPNRTQVPELLADPLAEANQPSSLLARFGPDKALQLDSGATLEHWQIAYQTYGSLNASRSNAVLVCHALTGDQYVASRNPVTGKGGWWTAMIGPGKPVDTDRFFVICANVLGGCMGTTGPASTDPATGKPWGLSFPMVTIRDMVRAQAHLIDSLGIDSLFCVAGGSMGGMQVLQWAATYPTRVFSALPLATAAKHSAQNIAFHEVGRQAVMADPDWRQGRYLDEGTRPSKGLSVARMGAHITYLSEPALHRKFGRKLQERSAPTFTFDADFQVESYLRYQGISFVERFDANSYLYVTRAMDYFDLAADHDGVLAKAFAGTRTRFCVASFTSDWLFPTTDSRAIVHALNAAGASVSFVELESDKGHDAFLLEEPNLFATTRGFIGAAARARGI; translated from the coding sequence ATGCCGAACCGGACGCAAGTTCCCGAACTCCTCGCTGACCCGCTGGCCGAAGCCAACCAGCCGTCGAGCCTGCTCGCCCGGTTCGGGCCGGACAAGGCGCTGCAGCTCGATTCCGGCGCGACGCTGGAGCACTGGCAGATCGCCTATCAGACTTATGGCTCTTTGAACGCGTCTCGGTCCAACGCCGTGCTGGTCTGCCACGCCCTGACCGGCGACCAGTATGTCGCGAGCCGCAATCCCGTCACCGGCAAGGGCGGCTGGTGGACCGCGATGATCGGGCCGGGCAAGCCTGTGGACACCGACCGCTTCTTCGTGATCTGCGCCAATGTGCTCGGCGGCTGCATGGGCACGACGGGTCCGGCCTCGACCGATCCTGCGACTGGCAAGCCCTGGGGCCTGTCCTTCCCGATGGTGACGATCCGCGACATGGTGCGGGCGCAGGCGCATCTGATCGACTCGCTAGGGATCGACAGCCTGTTCTGCGTCGCCGGCGGCTCGATGGGCGGCATGCAGGTGCTGCAATGGGCGGCGACCTATCCGACGCGGGTGTTCTCGGCGCTTCCGCTCGCCACCGCCGCCAAGCACTCGGCCCAGAACATCGCCTTCCACGAGGTCGGCCGGCAGGCGGTGATGGCCGATCCGGACTGGCGCCAGGGCCGCTATCTCGACGAGGGCACGCGGCCTTCGAAAGGGCTTTCGGTGGCGCGCATGGGCGCGCACATCACCTATCTCTCGGAGCCGGCGCTGCACCGCAAGTTCGGCCGCAAGCTGCAGGAGCGCAGCGCGCCGACCTTCACCTTCGACGCGGATTTCCAGGTCGAGAGTTACCTGCGCTACCAGGGCATCAGCTTCGTCGAGCGCTTCGACGCCAATTCCTATCTCTATGTGACGCGGGCGATGGACTATTTCGACCTCGCCGCCGACCATGACGGCGTGCTGGCCAAGGCCTTCGCCGGGACGCGGACGCGTTTCTGCGTCGCCTCCTTCACCTCGGACTGGCTGTTCCCGACCACCGACTCGCGCGCCATCGTGCATGCGCTGAATGCTGCCGGCGCGTCGGTCTCCTTCGTCGAGCTCGAAAGCGACAAGGGTCACGACGCCTTCCTGCTGGAGGAGCCCAACCTGTTCGCGACGACACGCGGTTTCATCGGCGCCGCGGCGCGGGCCAGGGGGATCTGA
- a CDS encoding chorismate mutase: MTEAAPTTLADLRSEIDRIDSAMHGLLMERSQIIETLIAIKKTQVSGSAFRPGREADMMKRLALRHQGLLPLDTVESIWRIIIATFTYVQANYSVHADVSGGDAPMRDSARFHFGFTVPYVPHEDARAVIAAVAESAGDLGIFRMDLGASAGVWWRDLIGPAQPKIIARLPFIERPDHPAGTPVYCIAKPLTDAAVREIVLYAARVERWSEQLRHGLAHHLAEVSASAADGSHLALLVAASGETPVEAIRGALEPAGLKELTEIGSHAARFAFKSAR; this comes from the coding sequence ATGACCGAAGCCGCTCCGACCACGCTTGCCGATCTGCGCAGCGAGATCGACCGCATCGATTCAGCGATGCACGGCCTCCTGATGGAGCGCTCGCAGATCATCGAGACGCTGATCGCGATCAAGAAGACGCAAGTTTCCGGCTCGGCCTTCCGCCCCGGCCGCGAGGCCGACATGATGAAGCGCCTGGCCCTGCGCCATCAGGGCCTGCTGCCGCTCGACACGGTCGAGAGCATCTGGCGCATCATCATCGCGACCTTCACCTATGTGCAGGCGAACTACTCTGTCCATGCCGACGTCTCCGGCGGCGACGCGCCGATGCGCGACAGCGCCCGCTTCCATTTCGGCTTCACCGTGCCTTACGTCCCGCATGAGGACGCCCGCGCCGTGATCGCCGCCGTGGCGGAATCGGCCGGCGATCTCGGCATCTTCCGCATGGATCTCGGGGCCAGCGCCGGCGTCTGGTGGCGCGACCTGATCGGCCCCGCCCAGCCCAAGATCATCGCGCGCCTGCCCTTCATCGAGCGGCCCGACCATCCGGCCGGCACGCCGGTCTATTGCATCGCCAAGCCGCTGACCGACGCGGCCGTGCGCGAGATCGTGCTTTATGCCGCCCGCGTCGAGCGCTGGTCGGAGCAGCTTCGCCACGGCCTCGCCCATCATCTCGCCGAGGTCTCGGCCAGCGCCGCCGACGGCTCGCATCTGGCGCTGCTGGTCGCGGCCTCCGGCGAGACACCGGTCGAGGCCATTCGCGGCGCGCTCGAACCGGCCGGCCTCAAGGAGCTGACCGAGATCGGCAGCCACGCCGCCCGCTTCGCCTTCAAATCCGCTCGCTGA
- a CDS encoding pyridoxal phosphate-dependent aminotransferase encodes MALPAPRPVPRPGVLDIEAYVPGKSSAPAGVKLHKLSSNETPLGPSPKAVAAYGGLSGKLELYPDGSATKLREAIAGRYGLDANRLVCGTGSDELLQLITKVYLGDGDEGVFTQHGFLVYKIAILAAGGKPVVVPEKNLTADIDAILAAVTPRTKIVFLANPNNPTGTYLPFDEVKRLQAGLPPHVLLVLDAAYAEYVRRNDYASGLELVATSENVVMTRTFSKIYGLANLRLGWAYGPAHIIDALNRTRGPFNVNGAAIEAGVAAIADEAHIAAAIEHNDTWLAWTTAELEKLGLTVTPSVGNFILIHFPTNAGKTAKEADDFLSQRGLILRSVASYGLPDALRMTIGSEEANRLVVAALAEFLGKAA; translated from the coding sequence ATGGCTCTGCCCGCTCCCCGCCCCGTCCCGCGTCCTGGTGTCCTCGACATCGAGGCCTATGTCCCCGGCAAGTCCTCGGCTCCGGCCGGCGTCAAGCTGCACAAGCTCTCCTCGAACGAGACCCCGCTCGGCCCGAGCCCGAAGGCGGTCGCGGCCTATGGCGGCCTTTCCGGCAAGCTCGAACTTTATCCGGATGGCTCGGCGACGAAGCTGCGCGAGGCGATCGCCGGCCGTTACGGGCTCGACGCCAACCGCCTTGTCTGCGGCACCGGCTCGGACGAATTGCTGCAACTGATCACCAAGGTCTATCTCGGCGACGGTGACGAGGGCGTGTTCACGCAGCACGGCTTCCTCGTCTACAAGATCGCCATCCTCGCCGCCGGCGGCAAGCCGGTGGTCGTGCCCGAGAAGAATCTCACCGCCGATATCGACGCGATCCTCGCGGCGGTGACGCCGCGCACCAAGATCGTCTTCCTCGCCAACCCCAACAACCCGACCGGCACCTATCTGCCCTTCGACGAGGTCAAGCGCCTGCAGGCCGGACTGCCGCCGCATGTCCTGCTGGTGCTCGACGCGGCCTATGCCGAATATGTCCGCCGCAACGATTACGCCTCCGGTCTCGAACTGGTCGCGACCAGCGAGAACGTCGTGATGACGCGCACCTTCTCGAAGATCTATGGCCTCGCCAATCTGCGCCTCGGCTGGGCCTATGGTCCCGCCCACATCATCGACGCATTGAACCGCACCCGCGGTCCCTTCAACGTCAACGGCGCCGCGATCGAGGCCGGTGTCGCCGCGATCGCCGACGAGGCGCACATCGCCGCCGCGATCGAGCACAACGACACATGGCTGGCCTGGACCACGGCCGAGCTGGAGAAGCTCGGTCTCACCGTGACGCCCTCGGTCGGCAACTTCATCCTGATCCATTTCCCGACGAATGCCGGGAAGACGGCAAAGGAGGCCGACGACTTCCTGAGCCAGCGTGGGCTGATCCTGCGTTCGGTCGCGTCCTATGGCCTGCCGGACGCGCTGCGCATGACCATCGGCAGCGAGGAGGCCAACCGCCTTGTGGTCGCCGCGCTGGCCGAGTTCCTGGGCAAGGCCGCGTGA